A single window of Anomaloglossus baeobatrachus isolate aAnoBae1 chromosome 9, aAnoBae1.hap1, whole genome shotgun sequence DNA harbors:
- the LOC142251413 gene encoding myosin-4-like, which yields MGDGEMACFGDAAQFLRKSDKERLEAQNKPFDAKNTCFVDDQKELYVKGLVTAREEGKITVKTDDGRNVTVKEAQVYPQNPPKYDKIEDMAMMTHLNEASVLYNLKERYAAWMIYTYSGLFCVTVNPYKWLPVYDPKVVAGYRGKKRMEAPPHIFSISDNAYQYMLTDRENQSVLITGESGAGKTVNTKRVIQYFATIAAIGDSGKKKEPANQMKGTLEDQIIQANPLLEAFGNAKTVRNDNSSRFGKFIRIHFGTTGKLSSADIETYLLEKSRVTFQLSAERSYHIFYQILTNFKPEIVEALLVTTNPYDYPWISQGEITVKSINDEEELIATDTAIDILGFTPEEKIGIYKMTGAVMHNGNMKFKQKQREEQAEPDGTEVADKVGYLMGLNSADLLKALCYPRVKVGNEFVTKGQTVQQVYNAVGALSKSVFEKLFLWMVTRINQQLDTKQPRQFFIGVLDIAGFEIFDFNTLEQLCINFTNEKLQQFFNHHMFVLEQEEYKKEGIDWEFIDFGMDLAACIELIEKPMGIFSILEEECMFPKATDTSFKNKLYEQHLGKCKNFEKPKPGKGKAEAHFSLVHYAGTVDYNISGWLDKNKDPLNESVIQLYQKSSVKLLAFLYSSMANPEAESGGKGGKKKKGSSFQTVSALFRENLNKLMTNLKSTHPHFVRCLIPNETKTPGIMDNHLIIHQLRCNGVLEGIRICRKGFPSRILYADFKQRYKVLNASAIPDGQFIDSKKAAEKLLGSIDVDHTQYKFGHTKVFFKAGLLGTLEEMRDEKLAQLITRTQALCRGFLMRVEFKKMMERREAIFVIQYNIRSFMNVKHWPWMKLYFKIKPLLQSAETEKEMANMKDEFEKTKDALAKSEAKRKELEEKLVVIVQEKNDLLLQVQSEGETLADSEERCEGLIKNKIQLESKLKELNERLEDEEESNAELTAKKRKLEDECSELKKDIDDLELTLAKVEKEKHATENKVKNLTEELATLDENISKVSKEKKALQEAHQQTLDDLQAEEDKVSSLTKAKTKLEQQVDDLEGSLEQEKKLRLDLERAKRKLEGDLKLSQETVMDLENDKQQTEEKLKKKEFEITQLQSKIEDEQSLGLQLQKKIKELQARIEELEEEIEAERAARAKIEKQRADLSRELEEISERLEEAGGATSAQIELNKKREAEFQKLRRDLEEATLQHEATASALRKKHADSVAELGEQIDNLQRVKQKLEKEKSELKMEVDDLASNMESISKAKANLEKINRVVEDQLSEVKSKDDEHQRVINDLSAQRARSQTENGELSRQVEEKEALISQLSRGKQGFTQQVEELKRQLEEESKAKNALAHALQSSRHDNDLLREQYEEEQEAKAELQRSLSKANGEVAQWRTKYETDAIQRTEELEDAKKKLAQRLQDAEEQVEAVNSKCASLEKTKQRLQSEVEDLMVDVERANGAAAALDKKQRNFDKVLVEWKQKYEEGQAELEAAQKEARSLSTEIFKMKNAYEEALEQVETLKRENKNLQQEISDLTEQIGDTGKSINELEKAKKQTEQEKGDLQAALEEAEGSLEHEEAKILRVQLELNQIKSEVDRKIAEKDEEIEQLKRNSQRAIDTMQSTLDSEIRSRNDALRLKKKMEGDLNELEIQLSHANRQAAEAQKQLRNVQGQLKDAQLHLDDAIRGQEDLKEQVAVIERRNNLQQAEIEESRAALEQTERSRKIAEQELLDSSERLQLLHSQNTSLINSKKKLEADIGHLQNEVEETVQEARNAEEKAKKAITDAALMAEELKKEQDTSAHLERMKKNLEQTVKDLQHRLDEAEQLALKGGKKQLQKLESRVRELENELENEQKRGVEAIKGVRKYERKVKELTYQTEEDRKNSLRLQDLVDKLQLKVKAYKRQAEESEEQSNAHLSRFRKVQHELEEAEERADIAESQVNKLRAKSRDVGGKKESEE from the exons ATGGGTGACGGTGAGATGGCCTGCTTTGGCGATGCCGCCCAGTTTCTCCGTAAGTCAGATAAGGAGAGACTGGAGGCTCAAAACAAACCTTTTGATGCCAAGAACACCTGCTTTGTAGACGATCAAAAGGAACTCTATGTGAAAGGTTTGGTCACTGCTCGGGAAGAAGGAAAAATCACCGTGAAGACTGACGATGGAAGG AATGTAACTGTAAAAGAAGCTCAAGTTTACCCTCAGAATCCTCCAAAGTATGACAAAATTGAAGACATGGCCATGATGACTCATCTGAATGAGGCTTCTGTGCTTTATAACCTCAAAGAGCGTTATGCAGCCTGGATGATCTAC ACCTACTCTGGGCTTTTCTGCGTCACTGTCAATCCCTACAAGTGGCTGCCAGTGTACGACCCTAAGGTGGTAGCCGGCTACAGAGGCAAGAAGCGTATGGAAGCCCCACCACACATCTTCTCCATCTCTGATAATGCCTATCAGTACATGTTAACAG ATCGTGAAAATCAGTCTGTCCTGATTAC TGGAGAATCTGGTGCTGGAAAGACTGTAAACACCAAGCGTGTCATCCAGTACTTTGCAACAATTGCAGCTATTGGAGATTCTGGAAAGAAGAAGGAACCCGCCAACCAAATGAAG GGAACTTTGGAGGATCAAATTATCCAGGCTAACCCTCTGCTGGAAGCCTTTGGTAATGCCAAGACCGTGAGAAATGATAACTCCTCTCGTTTT GGTAAATTTATCAGAATCCATTTCGGAACCACAGGAAAACTGTCTTCTGCTGATATTGAAACAT ATCTGCTGGAAAAGTCCAGAGTAACATTCCAGCTTTCTGCTGAAAGAAGCTACCACATCTTCTACCAGATCTTGACAAACTTTAAACCAGAAATCGTTG AAGCGCTTCTGGTCACCACCAACCCATACGACTACCCTTGGATCAGCCAGGGTGAAATAACTGTGAAGAGTATTAATGATGAAGAGGAATTGATAGCCACAGAT ACTGCTATTGATATCCTGGGATTCACACCAGAAGAGAAGATTGGTATCTACAAAATGACTGGTGCAGTCATGCACAATGGTAACATGAAATTCAAGCAAAAGCAGAGAGAGGAACAGGCTGAGCCAGACGGCACAGAAG TTGCTGACAAAGTCGGTTATTTGATGGGCTTGAACTCTGCTGACTTGCTTAAGGCTTTGTGCTACCCAAGAGTAAAAGTCGGCAATGAATTTGTCACCAAGGGACAGACTGTGCAACAG GTGTACAATGCCGTTGGTGCCCTCAGCAAGTCAGTCTTTGAGAAACTCTTCTTGTGGATGGTCACTCGTATCAACCAACAGTTGGACACAAAGCAGCCCAGACAATTCTTCATTGGTGTGCTGGATATTGCTGGATTTGAAATATTTGAT TTCAACACCTTGGAACAGCTTTGCATCAACTTCACCAATGAGAAGCTGCAGCAGTTCTTCAACCACCACATGTTCGTCCTGGAACAGGAGGAATACAAGAAGGAAGGTATCGACTGGGAGTTCATTGATTTCGGTATGGACTTGGCAGCCTGTATTGAGCTTATTGAGAAG CCCATGGGTATCTTCTCCATCCTTGAAGAGGAGTGCATGTTCCCCAAGGCTACTGACACATCCTTCAAGAACAAGCTGTATGAACAGCATCTTGGCAAGTGCAAGAACTTTGAGAAGCCCAAGCCAGGCAAAGGCAAGGCTGAAGCTCACTTCTCTCTGGTGCATTATGCTGGTACTGTGGATTACAACATCTCTGGCTGGCTCGATAAGAATAAGGATCCACTGAACGAGTCTGTTATCCAGCTCTACCAGAAGTCTTCTGTCAAACTGTTGGCCTTCTTGTATTCTAGCATGGCTAATCCTGAGG CTGAATCTGGTGGCAAAGGTGGAAAGAAGAAGAAGGGATCTTCCTTCCAGACTGTGTCTGCTCTTTTCAGA GAAAACTTGAACAAACTGATGACCAACTTGAAAAGCACTCATCCTCACTTTGTGCGTTGTTTGATTCCTAATGAGACTAAAACTCCAG GTATCATGGATAACCACTTGATCATCCACCAGTTGAGATGTAACGGTGTATTGGAAGGTATCAGAATTTGCAGAAAGGGATTCCCAAGCAGAATCCTCTATGCTGACTTCAAGCAACG TTACAAGGTGCTGAACGCCAGTGCAATTCCCGACGGGCAATTTATTGACAGCAAAAAGGCAGCTGAGAAACTCTTGGGCTCAATTGATGTTGATCACACTCAATACAAATTTGGGCACACTAAG GTGTTCTTCAAAGCTGGTCTGCTGGGTACCCTTGAAGAGATGAGAGATGAAAAGTTGGCACAACTGATTACTCGTACTCAGGCTCTTTGCAGAGGTTTCTTGATGAGAGTTGAGTTTAAGAAGATGATGGAGAGAAG GGAGGCTATATTTGTTATCCAGTACAATATTAGATCCTTCATGAATGTCAAACATTGGCCATGGATGAAACTCTACTTCAAGATCAAGCCTCTTCTGCAGAGCGctgagacagaaaaagagatggcaaacatgaaggatgagtttgaaaagacAAAAGATGCTTTGGCCAAGTCAGAAGCTAAGAGGAAGGAGCTAGAAGAAAAATTGGTTGTCATTGTCCAAGAAAAGAATGACCTTCTTCTCCAAGTCCAATCA GAAGGTGAGACTCTGGCTGATTCTGAGGAAAGATGTGAAGGCCTCATCAAGAATAAGATCCAGTTGGAGTCCAAGCTGAAGGAACTGAATGAAAGACTTGAAGATGAAGAAGAATCCAATGCTGAGTTGACCGCTAAGAAACGGAAATTAGAGGATGAATGCTCTGAGCTGAAGAAAGACATTGATGACTTGGAACTTACCCTGGCTAAAGTTGAAAAAGAAAAGCATGCCACAGAAAACAAG GTTAAAAATCTTACAGAAGAATTGGCAACTCTTGATGAAAATATCTCCAAAGTCTCCAAGGAAAAGAAGGCTCTCCAGGAAGCTCACCAGCAAACACTTGATGACCTCCAGGCTGAGGAAGACAAAGTCAGTTCTTTGACGAAAGCCAAGACAAAGCTGGAACAGCAAGTTGACGAT CTGGAAGGTTCCCTTGAACAAGAGAAGAAACTCCGTCTTGACCTGGAGAGAGCTAAGAGGAAGCTTGAAGGTGACCTCAAACTGTCTCAGGAAACAGTTATGGATCTTGAAAATGATAAACAACAAACTGAGGAGAAACTTAAGAA GAAAGAGTTTGAAATTACCCAGCTGCAAAGCAAGATAGAGGATGAACAGTCCCTGGGATTACAACTGCAGAAGAAGATCAAAGAACTTCAG GCCCGTATTGAAGAACTTGAAGAAGAAATTGAAGCTGAGCGCGCAGCTCGTGCCAAGATTGAGAAGCAGAGAGCTGATCTTTCTAGAGAACTTGAAGAGATCAGTGAAAGACTTGAAGAAGCTGGAGGTGCAACATCCGCCCAGATTGAGTTGAACAAGAAGCGTGAAGCTGAGTTCCAGAAACTGAGACGTGATCTTGAAGAAGCCACTCTTCAGCATGAAGCAACAGCTTCTGCCCTGCGCAAAAAGCATGCTGACAGTGTTGCTGAACTTGGTGAACAAATTGATAACCTGCAACGAGTGAAGCAGAAACTAGAGAAAGAAAAGAGTGAACTGAAGATGGAAGTTGATGATCTTGCCAGCAATATGGAGAGTATCTCTAAAGCTAAG GCCAATCTTGAAAAGATCAACCGTGTAGTTGAGGACCAACTCAGTGAAGTAAAGTCTAAGGATGATGAGCATCAACGTGTGATCAATGACCTTTCAGCTCAAAGAGCTCGTTCCCAGACAGAGAATG GTGAGCTGTCTCGTCAAGTTGAGGAGAAAGAAGCTCTGATTTCTCAGCTCTCCAGAGGAAAGCAGGGATTCACCCAGCAGGTGGAGGAACTCAAGAGACAACTAGAGGAAGAATCAAAG GCTAAGAACGCCTTGGCCCATGCTCTTCAATCTTCCCGTCACGATAATGATTTGCTTCGTGAGCAATATGAAGAGGAACAAGAAGCCAAGGCTGAACTTCAGCGCTCTTTGTCCAAAGCTAACGGTGAAGTTGCCCAGTGGAGGACCAAATATGAAACTGACGCCATTCAGCGCACAGAGGAACTGGAAGATGCCAA GAAGAAGCTGGCCCAGCGCTTGCAGGATGCTGAGGAGCAGGTAGAGGCTGTGAACTCCAAGTGTGCCTCATTGGAAAAGACCAAGCAGAGGCTACAATCTGAAGTAGAAGACCTTATGGTTGATGTGGAAAGAGCAAACGGTGCAGCAGCTGCTCTTGACAAGAAGCAGAGGAACTTTGATAAG GTCCTGGTTGAATGGAAACAGAAGTATGAAGAGGGACAGGCTGAGCTAGAGGCTGCTCAAAAAGAAGCTCGCAGCTTAAGCACTGAAATCTTTAAGATGAAGAATGCTTATGAAGAGGCCCTGGAACAAGTTGAGACCTTGAAACGCGAAAACAAGAACTTACAAC AGGAGATCTCAGATCTGACTGAACAGATTGGTGACACTGGAAAATCTATCAATGAGTTAGAAAAGGCCAAGAAGCAAACTGAGCAAGAAAAGGGTGACCTGCAGGCTGCTCTGGAGGAAGCTGAA GGATCATTGGAACATGAAGAAGCCAAGATCCTGCGTGTTCAGCTTGAGCTCAACCAAATTAAATCAGAGGTAGACAGGAAGATTGCTGAGAAGGATGAGGAAATTGAGCAGCTGAAGAGAAACAGCCAAAGAGCTATTGACACCATGCAGAGTACACTGGACTCTGAAATTAGAAGCAGAAATGATGCTCTCAGACTGAAGAAGAAGATGGAAGGAGACTTGAATGAACTTGAGATCCAACTCAGCCATGCCAACCGACAGGCTGCAGAGGCACAGAAACAACTCAGAAATGTGCAAGGACAACTGAAG GATGCTCAATTGCACCTGGATGATGCTATCAGAGGACAGGAGGATCTGAAGGAACAGGTTGCAGTCATTGAACGTAGAAACAATTTGCAACAGGCAGAAATTGAAGAGTCTAGGGCTGCTCTGGAACAGACTGAGAGATCTCGCAAGATTGCAGAACAGGAACTTCTGGATTCTAGTGAACGTCTTCAACTCCTGCACTCTCAG AATACCAGCCTGATCAACAGCAAAAAGAAGCTTGAAGCAGACATTGGTCATCTCCAGAATGAAGTAGAGGAGACTGTTCAGGAAGCAAGAAACGCTGAAGAGAAAGCTAAGAAAGCCATCACTGAT GCTGCTTTGATGGCAGAAGAGTTGAAGAAGGAACAGGACACTAGCGCTCACTTGGAAAGAATGAAGAAGAACCTGGAACAGACAGTGAAGGATCTGCAGCACCGTCTGGATGAAGCTGAACAACTGGCACTGAAGGGAGGCAAGAAGCAGCTCCAGAAACTGGAATCAAGA GTGCGTGAACTGGAAAATGAGCTGGAAAATGAGCAGAAACGTGGAGTTGAAGCCATCAAAGGAGTTCGTAAATACGAGAGGAAAGTGAAGGAACTGACCTACCAG ACTGAAGAAGACAGAAAGAACAGCCTCAGACTTCAGGATCTGGTCGATAAACTGCAACTGAAGGTTAAGGCATACAAGAGACAAGCTGAGGAATCT GAGGAACAATCCAATGCTCACCTGAGCCGCTTCAGGAAGGTCCAACATGAGCTTGAAGAGGCTGAGGAGAGAGCTGACATTGCTGAGTCCCAAGTGAACAAGCTGAGGGCCAAGAGCCGTGACGTTGGTGGAAAG AAGGAAAGCGAAGAGTAA